Proteins from a single region of Punica granatum isolate Tunisia-2019 chromosome 8, ASM765513v2, whole genome shotgun sequence:
- the LOC116188266 gene encoding glucose-1-phosphate adenylyltransferase small subunit, chloroplastic/amyloplastic — protein sequence MASMAAMGVLSSSPASDSWTQRKQNHHHRTPSLSFSSSQLSGDKIAPCNAVAAASPSGRGRAPILVSPKAVSDSRNAQTCLDPDASRSVLGIILGGGAGTRLYPLTKKRAKPAVPLGANYRLIDIPVSNCLNSNISKIYVLTQFNSASLNRHLSRAYASNMGGYKNEGFVEVLAAQQSPENPNWFQGTADAVRQYLWLFEEHNVLEFLVLAGDHLYRMDYERFIQAHRETDADITVAALPMDEKRATAFGLMKIDEEGRIIEFAEKPKGEQLKAMKVDTTILGLDDERAKEMPYIASMGIYVVSKDVMLDLLREKFPGANDFGSEVIPGATSIGMRVQAYLYDGYWEDIGTIEAFYNANLGITKKPVPDFSFYDRSSPIYTQPRYLPPSKMLDADVTDSVIGEGCVIKNCKIHHSVIGLRSCISEGAIIEDTLVMGADYYETDADRRFLAAKGSVPIGVGKNSHVKRAIIDKNARIGDNVKIINGDNVQEAARETDGYFIKSGIVTVIKDALIPSGTVI from the exons ATGGCGAGCATGGCGGCGATGGGCGTGCTCAGTTCCTCGCCCGCTTCCGATTCCTGGACCCAGAGGAAGCAGAACCATCATCACCGCACCCCCTCCCTCTCGTTCTCCTCCTCCCAGCTCTCCGGTGACAAGATCGCGCCCTGCAATGCTGTGGCCGCTGCCTCCCCTTCCGGCAGGGGAAGGGCCCCGATCCTCGTCTCCCCCAAGGCAGTCTCCGACTCCCGCAATGCCCAGACCTGTCTCGACCCCGACGCTAGCCGG AGTGTTCTAGGAATTATATTGGGAGGTGGAGCTGGGACCAGGCTCTACCCACTCACCAAGAAGAGAGCAAAGCCCGCGGTTCCTCTGGGAGCAAACTACAGGCTGATCGATATTCCCGTTAGCAACTGCTTGAACAGCAACATTTCCAAGATCTATGTCCTTACCCAGTTCAATTCCGCGTCGCTGAACCGCCACCTCTCTCGTGCTTACGCAAGCAACATGGGCGGCTACAAGAATGAGGGCTTCGTCGAGGTTCTTGCTGCTCAGCAGAGCCCCGAGAATCCTAACTGGTTCCAG GGCACCGCAGATGCTGTTAGGCAGTATCTCTGGTTATTCGAGGAGCACAATGTATTGGAGTTCTTGGTTCTTGCTGGAGACCACTTGTACAGAATGGACTACGAGAGATTCATTCAAGCTCATAGAGAGACTGATGCTGATATCACTGTGGCTGCTCTTCCCATGGATGAAAAACGTGCCACGGCATTCGGGTTGATGAAGATCGACGAAGAGGGACGCATTATTGAGTTTGCCGAGAAACCGAAAGGCGAGCAGCTCAAAGCAATGAAG GTTGATACTACCATTTTAGGTCTTGATGATGAGAGGGCGAAGGAGATGCCTTACATTGCAAGCATGGGAATATATGTTGTGAGCAAGGATGTGATGCTTGATCTTCTTAGGGAGAAGTTTCCCGGAGCCAATGACTTCGGAAGTGAAGTTATTCCTGGTGCCACTTCCATTGGAATGAGA GTGCAAGCGTACTTGTATGATGGGTACTGGGAAGATATTGGGACAATTGAGGCCTTCTACAATGCAAACCTTGGGATCACAAAGAAGCCAGTGCCTGATTTCAG CTTCTATGATCGGTCATCTCCAATTTACACCCAGCCACGGTATCTCCCTCCATCAAAGATGCTAGATGCTGATGTCACTGACAGTGTGATTGGTGAAGGCTGTGTCATAAAG AATTGCAAAATTCACCATTCAGTGATTGGACTGCGTTCATGCATCTCGGAGGGTGCAATCATTGAAGACACCTTAGTCATGGGAGCTGACTACTATGAG ACGGACGCGGACAGGAGGTTTCTTGCTGCAAAGGGCAGTGTCCCAATTGGCGTTGGCAAGAATTCTCACGTCAAGAGAGCTATCATTGACAAGAATGCTCGGATTGGGGACAATGTAAAG ATTATTAATGGCGACAATGTTCAGGAAGCAGCGAGGGAAACCGATGGCTACTTCATAAAGAGCGGGATCGTTACCGTGATCAAGGATGCGTTGATCCCGAGCGGCACTGTAATCTAA
- the LOC116188561 gene encoding NADH dehydrogenase [ubiquinone] 1 alpha subcomplex subunit 13-B → MTEAMIRKKPGMASVKDMPLLQDGPPPGGFAPVRFARRIPNTGPSAMAIFLAAFGAFSWGMYQVGQGNKIRRALKEEKYAARRAILPTLQAEEDERFVKEWKKYLEYEADVMKDVPGWKVGESVYHSGRWVPPASGELRPDVW, encoded by the exons ATGACGGAGGCCATGATCAGGAAGAAGCCAGGGATGGCTAGCGTCAAAGACATGCCCCTCCTCCAGGACGGCCCGCCGCCGGGCGGCTTCGCTCCCGTCCGTTTCGCTCGCCGCATTCCCAACACGGGTCCCAGCGCCATGGCCATCTTCTTGGCCGCATTCGGCGCCTTCTCCTGGGGCATGTACCAGGTCGGCCAGGGCAACAAGATCCGCAG GGCACTCAAGGAAGAAAAATATGCTGCACGGAGGGCAATTCTGCCCACTCTTCAAGCTGAAGAGGATGAGAG GTTCGTGAAGGAGTGGAAGAAGTACCTCGAGTATGAGGCCGATGTGATGAAGGATGTGCCCGGGTGGAAGGTCGGAGAGAGTGTGTATCACTCTGGTCGTTGGGTCCCACCTGCCAGCGGTGAGCTCCGTCCTGATGTCTGGTAA